The Ochotona princeps isolate mOchPri1 chromosome 1, mOchPri1.hap1, whole genome shotgun sequence genome has a segment encoding these proteins:
- the LOC101523650 gene encoding HLA class I histocompatibility antigen, alpha chain G-like isoform X1, which produces MSFSQVSYAATLIQSHQIPRMLASVSQNLLLLMAEILTLRGMRVDAHSLSYFEAIMFQPGHWKSRFIFVGYVDDMQFVSFDSDAANPRVEPRAPWMQQVEPEYWDRNTQLAKNNSRICHENLNTLRSYYNQSKAGFHTLQKMYGCEVGEDGRLLLGYQQYAYDGADYIALNEDLRSWTAADMAAQKTKRKWEAAGEVKRQRAYLEGECVEWLHRHLEMGQEMVQRLDSPRAHVTHHPVSDQKATLRCWALGFYPKDITLMWQRDGEDLTQDMELVETRPSGDGTFQKWAAVLVPAGEEQRYTCHVGHEGLPEPLTLRWEPPQPTVPMWGVIAGLVLLAAVLTGAVVTTVMMKRRKCSEGLIQSRIQKSTNTNAGKDVGNFRPLLVRV; this is translated from the exons atgagcttctcccaggtctcctacgcag cgaccctgattcAGTCTCACCAGATCCCCAGAATGCTGGCTTCGGTGTCCCAGAACCTCCTGCTGCTGATGGCTGAGATCCTGACTTTGAGAGGGATGAGGGTAG ACGCCCACTCCCTCAGTTACTTTGAGGCCATCATGTTCCAGCCCGGGCACTGGAAGTCCCGCTTCATCTTTGTGGGCTACGTGGACGACATGCAGTTTGTGAGTTTCGACAGCGACGCAGCGAACCCGAGGGTGGAGCCGAGGGCACCATGGATGCAGCAGGTAGAGCCAGAGTATTGGGACCGGAACACACAGCTCGCCAAGAACAACTCACGGATTTGCCACGAAAACCTAAACACCTTGCGCAGCTACTACAACCAGAGCAAAGCCG GCTTTCACACCCTCCAGAAGATGTATGGCTGCGAGGTCGGGGAGGACGGTCGCCTGCTCCTTGGGTATCAGCAGTATGCCTACGATGGCGCTGACTACATCGCCCTGAATGAGGACCTGCGCTCCTGGACCGCAGCCGACATGGCGGCTCAGAAGACCAAGCGCAAGTGGGAGGCGGCTGGTGAAGTTAAGCGCCAGAGGGCCTACCTGGAGGGCGAGTGCGTGGAGTGGCTGCACAGACACCTGGAGATGGGGCAGGAGATGGTGCAACGCTTAG ACTCCCCCAGAGCACATGTGACCCATCATCCTGTCTCTGACCAGAAGGCCACCCtgaggtgctgggccctgggcttctACCCCAAGGACATCACACTGATGTGGCAGCGGGATGGGGAGGACCTGACCCAGGACATGGAGCTGGTGGAGACCAGGCCTTCAGGGGATGGAACCTTCCAGAAGTGGGCAGCTGTGCTGGTGCCTgctggagaggagcagagatataCGTGCCACGTGGGGCATGAGGGGCTGCCTGAGCCCCTCACCCTGAGATGGG agcctcctcagcccacggtgcccatgtggggagtCATCGCTGGCCTTGTCCTCCTGGCAGCTGTGCTCACTGGAGCTGTGGTCACAACTGTGATGATGAAGAGAAGGAAGTGCTCAG aaggactcattcaatcaaggatacagaAATCAACTAacacaaatgctggcaaggatgtgggaaaTTTCAGGCCATTGTTGGTCAGAGTGTAG
- the LOC131480772 gene encoding patr class I histocompatibility antigen, A-2 alpha chain-like isoform X2 → MSPQTLLPVAATLSIAEIQVGSHSMQYFTTTVSRPDRRETHFTAAAYVDNMRLARFDSDAANFNVEALVPWKGQVEPEYWDWHTQIAKDNARRDYLDLNTLRVYYNHSEKGSHTIQAIYGCDMGPDGHLLLGYHLHAYDGADYLDQNEDLAALMKEGKLQAAGYAEYHRAYLEQKCVEWLRRLLEMGQETLQRTDPPKAHVTHHPVSDLKATLRCWALGFYPKDITLTWQRDGEDLTQDMELIETRPAGDGTFQKWAAVLVPSGEEQRYTCHVGHEGLPEPLTLSWESSQPTVPLWGVIAGLVLLAAVLTGAVVTAVMMKKRRKCSDGIECRSSYTAGTEMGKS, encoded by the exons AGTGG GCTCCCACTCTATGCAGTATTTCACCACCACCGTGTCCAGGCCTGACAGAAGAGAGACACACTTCACTGCCGCGGCCTATGTGGATAACATGCGGTTAGCACGCTTCGACAGTGATGCAGCGAACTTCAATGTGGAGGCGCTGGTGCCATGGAAGGGGCAGGTGGAACCGGAGTACTGGGATTGGCATACACAGATAGCAAAAGACAACGCAAGAAGGGATTACTTGGATCTAAACACCCTGCGTGTCTACTACAACCACAGCGAGAAAG GATCTCACACTATTCAGGCCATATACGGCTGTGACATGGGACCAGATGGGCACCTCCTCCTTGGATACCACCTGCACGCCTATGACGGTGCCGATTACCTTGACCAGAACGAGGACCTGGCGGCTCTGATGAAGGAGGGCAAGCTGCAGGCTGCGGGTTATGCTGAGTATCACAGGGCCTACCTGGAGCAGAAGTGCGTGGAATGGCTGCGGAGACTTCTGGAGATGGGGCAGGAGACATTGCAGCGTACAG ACCCACCAAAAGCACATGTGACTCACCACCCAGTCTCTGACCTGAAGGCAACCCtgaggtgctgggccctgggcttctACCCCAAGGACATCACACTGACCTGGCAGCGAGATGGGGAGGACCTGACCCAGGACATGGAGCTGATAGAGACCAGGCCTGCAGGGGATGGAACCTTCCAGAAGTGGGCAGCTGTGCTGGTGCCTtctggagaggagcagagatacacGTGCCATGTGGGGCATGAGGGGCTGCCTGAGCCCCTCACCCTGAGTTGGG AGTCCTCTCAGCCCACTGTGCCCTTGTGGGGAGTCATTGCTGGCCTGGTCCTCCTGGCAGCTGTGCTCACTGGAGCTGTGGTCACTGCTGTGATgatgaagaagagaaggaagtgcTCAG atGGAATAGAATGCAGATCTTCATACACTGCGGGGACAGAG ATGGGAAAATCCTGA
- the LOC131480772 gene encoding HLA class I histocompatibility antigen, alpha chain G-like isoform X1, which yields MSPQTLLPVAATLSIAEIQVGSHSMQYFTTTVSRPDRRETHFTAAAYVDNMRLARFDSDAANFNVEALVPWKGQVEPEYWDWHTQIAKDNARRDYLDLNTLRVYYNHSEKGSHTIQAIYGCDMGPDGHLLLGYHLHAYDGADYLDQNEDLAALMKEGKLQAAGYAEYHRAYLEQKCVEWLRRLLEMGQETLQRTDPPKAHVTHHPVSDLKATLRCWALGFYPKDITLTWQRDGEDLTQDMELIETRPAGDGTFQKWAAVLVPSGEEQRYTCHVGHEGLPEPLTLSWESSQPTVPLWGVIAGLVLLAAVLTGAVVTAVMMKKRRKCSGREGVRSGFCHIKEFKALGRCASCPIHRRHSSHRAVYPNWCPGFSHWFCCKVQMKITVYISQV from the exons AGTGG GCTCCCACTCTATGCAGTATTTCACCACCACCGTGTCCAGGCCTGACAGAAGAGAGACACACTTCACTGCCGCGGCCTATGTGGATAACATGCGGTTAGCACGCTTCGACAGTGATGCAGCGAACTTCAATGTGGAGGCGCTGGTGCCATGGAAGGGGCAGGTGGAACCGGAGTACTGGGATTGGCATACACAGATAGCAAAAGACAACGCAAGAAGGGATTACTTGGATCTAAACACCCTGCGTGTCTACTACAACCACAGCGAGAAAG GATCTCACACTATTCAGGCCATATACGGCTGTGACATGGGACCAGATGGGCACCTCCTCCTTGGATACCACCTGCACGCCTATGACGGTGCCGATTACCTTGACCAGAACGAGGACCTGGCGGCTCTGATGAAGGAGGGCAAGCTGCAGGCTGCGGGTTATGCTGAGTATCACAGGGCCTACCTGGAGCAGAAGTGCGTGGAATGGCTGCGGAGACTTCTGGAGATGGGGCAGGAGACATTGCAGCGTACAG ACCCACCAAAAGCACATGTGACTCACCACCCAGTCTCTGACCTGAAGGCAACCCtgaggtgctgggccctgggcttctACCCCAAGGACATCACACTGACCTGGCAGCGAGATGGGGAGGACCTGACCCAGGACATGGAGCTGATAGAGACCAGGCCTGCAGGGGATGGAACCTTCCAGAAGTGGGCAGCTGTGCTGGTGCCTtctggagaggagcagagatacacGTGCCATGTGGGGCATGAGGGGCTGCCTGAGCCCCTCACCCTGAGTTGGG AGTCCTCTCAGCCCACTGTGCCCTTGTGGGGAGTCATTGCTGGCCTGGTCCTCCTGGCAGCTGTGCTCACTGGAGCTGTGGTCACTGCTGTGATgatgaagaagagaaggaagtgcTCAGGTAGGGAAGGGGTGAGGAGTGGGTTTTGTCACATTAAAGAATTTAAAGCCCTGGGTAGATGCGCATCCTGTCCCATTCACAGGAGGCACAGTTCCCACAGGGCTGTGTATCCCAACTGGTGTCCTGGGTTCTCACACTGGTTCTGTTGCAAAGTACAGATGAAAATAACGGTGTATATTTCACAGGTGTGA
- the LOC101523650 gene encoding HLA class I histocompatibility antigen, alpha chain G-like isoform X2: MLASVSQNLLLLMAEILTLRGMRVDAHSLSYFEAIMFQPGHWKSRFIFVGYVDDMQFVSFDSDAANPRVEPRAPWMQQVEPEYWDRNTQLAKNNSRICHENLNTLRSYYNQSKAGFHTLQKMYGCEVGEDGRLLLGYQQYAYDGADYIALNEDLRSWTAADMAAQKTKRKWEAAGEVKRQRAYLEGECVEWLHRHLEMGQEMVQRLDSPRAHVTHHPVSDQKATLRCWALGFYPKDITLMWQRDGEDLTQDMELVETRPSGDGTFQKWAAVLVPAGEEQRYTCHVGHEGLPEPLTLRWEPPQPTVPMWGVIAGLVLLAAVLTGAVVTTVMMKRRKCSEGLIQSRIQKSTNTNAGKDVGNFRPLLVRV, translated from the exons ATGCTGGCTTCGGTGTCCCAGAACCTCCTGCTGCTGATGGCTGAGATCCTGACTTTGAGAGGGATGAGGGTAG ACGCCCACTCCCTCAGTTACTTTGAGGCCATCATGTTCCAGCCCGGGCACTGGAAGTCCCGCTTCATCTTTGTGGGCTACGTGGACGACATGCAGTTTGTGAGTTTCGACAGCGACGCAGCGAACCCGAGGGTGGAGCCGAGGGCACCATGGATGCAGCAGGTAGAGCCAGAGTATTGGGACCGGAACACACAGCTCGCCAAGAACAACTCACGGATTTGCCACGAAAACCTAAACACCTTGCGCAGCTACTACAACCAGAGCAAAGCCG GCTTTCACACCCTCCAGAAGATGTATGGCTGCGAGGTCGGGGAGGACGGTCGCCTGCTCCTTGGGTATCAGCAGTATGCCTACGATGGCGCTGACTACATCGCCCTGAATGAGGACCTGCGCTCCTGGACCGCAGCCGACATGGCGGCTCAGAAGACCAAGCGCAAGTGGGAGGCGGCTGGTGAAGTTAAGCGCCAGAGGGCCTACCTGGAGGGCGAGTGCGTGGAGTGGCTGCACAGACACCTGGAGATGGGGCAGGAGATGGTGCAACGCTTAG ACTCCCCCAGAGCACATGTGACCCATCATCCTGTCTCTGACCAGAAGGCCACCCtgaggtgctgggccctgggcttctACCCCAAGGACATCACACTGATGTGGCAGCGGGATGGGGAGGACCTGACCCAGGACATGGAGCTGGTGGAGACCAGGCCTTCAGGGGATGGAACCTTCCAGAAGTGGGCAGCTGTGCTGGTGCCTgctggagaggagcagagatataCGTGCCACGTGGGGCATGAGGGGCTGCCTGAGCCCCTCACCCTGAGATGGG agcctcctcagcccacggtgcccatgtggggagtCATCGCTGGCCTTGTCCTCCTGGCAGCTGTGCTCACTGGAGCTGTGGTCACAACTGTGATGATGAAGAGAAGGAAGTGCTCAG aaggactcattcaatcaaggatacagaAATCAACTAacacaaatgctggcaaggatgtgggaaaTTTCAGGCCATTGTTGGTCAGAGTGTAG